ACGCCCAAGACGCTGCTGGCCGGGGGGCTCGTCGTGGCCGGCACGTTCCTCCTGCTGGGGAAGTAGGCCCGCCAGATGGAAACGAAGCCATCGAACCCACCGGAAGACCCTCTGCCGGGGTTCGATGGCTTCGCGCGTCCCCAGGTCGTTCAGCCACTACAACGTGGGAAGGGCAGAGCTCGTTGCGGGCGGCACGCGTTCCAGGTCCGGGAATCGGTCAGATTCCGTGCACCCTCCGCGTCATCCAGATCTGCTCCACGTGGCCGGCCGCGTGCGCGCCCAGCATCCATACCATCCGCCGGACCGTCTGCCGGCTTCCGGCCTCGTTCACCGTGTACCGGTCCAGCGCCCCGGGCACGTGCGCGATGAGCTGGAGCAGGTGGCCGTGCACCGCCCGCAGGAGCGCCACCGAGGGCTGCACGGGCCGCCGGTCCGAGCAGGGCCCCGCGTCCCACACGTCCGGGTCGTACGCGTTGGGCCGGTAGAGCCGCCCGGGCTCGGCGATGGCGTAGCGGAGCCCCGCCAGGGCTGCCTCCAGCCTTTCCGGGGCCGAGGCGAAAAGCGCCAGCAGCTGCCCATCGGTCAGGTCGCTCTCCGTCCAGTAGCTGATGGTGTACCCGTTGGGATCGGCAAGTTCCAGCTTCCGCTCGCCCCATTCCGTTCGGATGCGCGCGGCCCCCGGCAGCCGGCGAGCGGTTTCCTCGATATCCGGAGTGAACACATAGATCACGGCGCCGGGCTTCAGCACCTTGTACGAAGGCGCGGCGTACCGCCCGACATCGCCCGCGTCAGGGCCGGCGAGCAGCA
The nucleotide sequence above comes from Symbiobacterium thermophilum IAM 14863. Encoded proteins:
- a CDS encoding VOC family protein, whose translation is MARKPAKVIPVRNLAESLAFYVDTLGCKLVAIHPDAAHLETPVGHVLLAGPDAGDVGRYAAPSYKVLKPGAVIYVFTPDIEETARRLPGAARIRTEWGERKLELADPNGYTISYWTESDLTDGQLLALFASAPERLEAALAGLRYAIAEPGRLYRPNAYDPDVWDAGPCSDRRPVQPSVALLRAVHGHLLQLIAHVPGALDRYTVNEAGSRQTVRRMVWMLGAHAAGHVEQIWMTRRVHGI